Genomic window (Marasmius oreades isolate 03SP1 chromosome 3, whole genome shotgun sequence):
TTGATATCGGTTGAGCTGGAAACTGGAAGAATTCGGGAGGTTATTGGTGGTGAATGTCCTTGGGATCCGTTGTCAGAGATTGTCgggatggagatggagaaaGATTCAAATCATGTCATTGACTTGGATGAGTTGGAGAACGACTCTACTACAATCGAGTATGTGGAttacgatgaagaagatgatgGGTTTGGTTCCAAGGATGGAAATAAAAAGAAGTCAACTGAAGTCTTCATTGGGCGAACCGGTGCGTTTCTAAAATGGTTCTCAAGCCAGTATGCTCATCGTGACTACTAGACTACCATGTTTCCATATACACAAAGCCTGTCGCTGCTGTGCAATCTACGATTACCACGCCCCCGGTGCAGGACCTGAGTTTCTCCGTGTATGGTCCAAACAATCAAGATGCATTTCTCCAGAACGAGTATACAAAGACGAAAGACGGTAGATACGTTGCAGGTTTATCCACAGGAGAGGTCATAGCTTTTCAGTCCAGGTGGTCGAAGACTGGGGACAATCAAGGTGGTGGTCAGCAGCCGTTACTTTGGTCACAGAATTTCCGGAATCCAATGTGGGTATTCCTTTATATCCGTCTATATCACCTCAACTAAGGTTCCCGGTAGTGTGGCGACCTTCGACGTTTTTGAACGCCGCGATGCTAACAGCGATCTTCCCGGTTTCGGCGAAGGCAGTGACCAACATACCTACGTACTCCTGCAGCCTCAGCCAGCGTTACGGGATTTTCATCCGTCATTGGACTTATCGACCTACGAACATACACCAGGATCTTCTGCAGATTCTGACGCTAGCGGACCAAAAGTTTCTCCCCTCGAACAGTTACTCCCTAATGCCCGCTCAGCATACATCGGTATTGTCGAAGAAACGGGAAGTCTATTCGCAATGAGCCCAGATAAATATCCTTTTGTCGCTTTTGGTGGGCGTGAAGTCGGGTCCGGGGGAACGAGGAGGTTGATCGAGGCTAGTCCGCAGTCTATTTCCGATCTAGATGACGAGAAGTTCATATCCTTGGATGAAGTCACTCGAAggaggagggagagggaggagagagaaagagagagaacgCGGGGAGAAACGGTTACTGGGGAAGGGACGTCCAGTACTTCGAGTTCGGCAACCGCTCagtcatcttcctcttcgagGCCTGACCAGTGTAACCTTGACGATGGCGGAGTCTTCGATGCCAGGTGTTTCGTCGGCGTGAGGAAGTTGGCTGATAGTAGTGATGACAAGGGTTCAGGATTTGGCGCAGCTGTTGGGCGTAACGCCAATCGTGGGCGCCCTGGTGACAATGGTAACGTCAAGTTCGAAGGGTATAACATAGGAAGGTCAGGTGGATTGGATGATTATGGAATGTCGGGAAGACTTTTGGATGCACCGAGACGGAACCATAACGATGAAGACGAGCCTTCTCGTGTCGTCTCATCGGACGGTGCATCTTCCAGCTCCTCAGGAGGAAGTCAACGCGATTCGACGAACGCATCAGGGATAGAGCGTCACTCGGCTGGGCTCTTGGTTCAACTCTACGGACTCTTCCTTTCGGGATCCGGTGCGATTGCATCCACCTTGTCTCTCGCATTCGTTATCTCAGCCTTTATCTTCGTCCGGTCGCGCCCCGAAGATCAGACTGGGCTGAGACAGCTGATACCGGCAGCGTCGAACCTCGATCTTCAAGCCGCTCGTTTACCCACACTCCAGGAAGCACGTGAAGGACGAGTGATAGACCCGAACGTCCTTGGTAATGGTTTAACAAACGGAGACATCACTCCCGAGTCCAGGTCTGATCCTCTCCCTGTGCAACCTCTCGAAAATCAACAACAACCGCGTGCTGAAGAAGACATTACAGTTCCTTCGAGAGATACCTCCTCACCGGTGGAGGATTCCTCAGCACGTCGGTCGAAACCTCTACCCCCAACACCCTCATCGAGACAATCACAATCTCAGCCTCCTTCGACGCCGAAATCTTCTTCAGCCAAATTACCCGCAACACCCAAAACTCCAAGAACCCCTCAACGAACTCGAAAACAGTCAAATACTGACGCTCTTGCTCCTACTCCTCATAGTCGCAATAGCACCAGCACTAGCGTTGGTGTGGGGGAAAGTGATGTCGATGTTTCTTCTTATGTAGAGGTACATCCTGATAGGGATACAGAAGTCGATGAGATTGATggagaggttgaggaagGTGAGGAACAGGACGTTGAAGGCGAGGGTGAGGGTGGCGAAGTGGCACCAAGGAAGTCTAAAGTGAGGAGAGGGAAGAGAGGACGGAAGAAGCGCAAAGGTGGCGTGGCTGAGGAAGGagcgaaggaaaaggagaatGTGCCGATTCCTACGACACCAACTCCAGCACAACTACAAGTGCCTGGACCATCGATGCTTATTGTACCTTCTACACCGATGGTCACGAAACCCTCGTTGATAGTGTCGGATACGATTCTCGGTAAGCATGCCGTGTCTTAAAACCGGCGGTTTTATCTTACAATTCTTCGTAGGATTTGGATCACACGGAACAGTGGTATTCCGAGGAGATCTTCAAGGTCGTCAAGTGGCTGTCAAACGTTTGTTGCAGTCATTTGTAACACTAGCATCGAGGGAGGTTAGCATTCTTCAGGAGGTATGCCTTTTTCTTTTACATTATCCCCACATGCGTGGATCGTTTACCGATTTTTTACCTCTAGTCTGACGACCACCCTAATGTTATCCGATACTATTACCAAGAAGCTCATGCGGATTTCCTTTATATCGCCCTAGAGCTCTGTCCAGCTACCCTTGCAGATATAATAGAGTACGCGGCTAGCGGAGGGTTCGAGTCTTGTGGAGAAGGGAGAAGTGGGAAGGAAGGCATGAAGCCGGAAGAGTGGAACGATCTAATACGGTGTTTTGATCCCAAGAAGGCACTCAAGCAGATCGCGAGTGGGCTTAGGCATCTACATGCGTTGAAGTTGGTTCATCGTGATATTAAACCTCAGAATATTCTCGTAAGCGCAGGTCCAAGTAGAGGAGGTGCTGTCAGAGGTGAGAGGATTGTCGATCTCTTTTC
Coding sequences:
- a CDS encoding uncharacterized protein (BUSCO:EOG09260P2K), with the protein product MARMLPLYLISLSLLLLTYAKHASKDLARLSLASRPAYKRLLAEEQTHTTSSSSSSSTADGDPPGNSDLVDIVLVASVDGKFHALNRTSGQLLWSMASDDGYSTTKSNFSAFAPLVRTQHPPPLANDDEASKLSGVRPTTTQEFYIVEPQSGDIYVASTASPLSPLQRFPHSMPELVDMAPFSFKDHGYHRVFVGRKESKLISVELETGRIREVIGGECPWDPLSEIVGMEMEKDSNHVIDLDELENDSTTIEYVDYDEEDDGFGSKDGNKKKSTEVFIGRTDYHVSIYTKPVAAVQSTITTPPVQDLSFSVYGPNNQDAFLQNEYTKTKDGRYVAGLSTGEVIAFQSRWSKTGDNQGGGQQPLLWSQNFRNPIVATFDVFERRDANSDLPGFGEGSDQHTYVLLQPQPALRDFHPSLDLSTYEHTPGSSADSDASGPKVSPLEQLLPNARSAYIGIVEETGSLFAMSPDKYPFVAFGGREVGSGGTRRLIEASPQSISDLDDEKFISLDEVTRRRREREERERERTRGETVTGEGTSSTSSSATAQSSSSSRPDQCNLDDGGVFDARCFVGVRKLADSSDDKGSGFGAAVGRNANRGRPGDNGNVKFEGYNIGRSGGLDDYGMSGRLLDAPRRNHNDEDEPSRVVSSDGASSSSSGGSQRDSTNASGIERHSAGLLVQLYGLFLSGSGAIASTLSLAFVISAFIFVRSRPEDQTGLRQLIPAASNLDLQAARLPTLQEAREGRVIDPNVLGNGLTNGDITPESRSDPLPVQPLENQQQPRAEEDITVPSRDTSSPVEDSSARRSKPLPPTPSSRQSQSQPPSTPKSSSAKLPATPKTPRTPQRTRKQSNTDALAPTPHSRNSTSTSVGVGESDVDVSSYVEVHPDRDTEVDEIDGEVEEGEEQDVEGEGEGGEVAPRKSKVRRGKRGRKKRKGGVAEEGAKEKENVPIPTTPTPAQLQVPGPSMLIVPSTPMVTKPSLIVSDTILGFGSHGTVVFRGDLQGRQVAVKRLLQSFVTLASREVSILQESDDHPNVIRYYYQEAHADFLYIALELCPATLADIIEYAASGGFESCGEGRSGKEGMKPEEWNDLIRCFDPKKALKQIASGLRHLHALKLVHRDIKPQNILVSAGPSRGGAVRARGSMGGYRMLISDFGLCKKLDMDQTSFLPTAQGAMGAGTVGWRAPEILRGEVKLDEGATSGDDQSSRGSSIGTATIGSTGTNGTTSSGGGTKSTRLTKSVDIFALGCLFFYTLTNGLHPFGDRYEREVNILKGAMNLDGLDKVDGGSGGRWSEEAVEARDLIGRMLSDEARNRPDTTTCLLHPFFWDSGRRLNFLQDASDRFEVMCRDPKDDHLLALEEGAPNILGTDWYTRMDRVFVENLGKFRKYDGKSVQDLLRALRNKKHHYQDLPDNVKRHLGSMPEGYLSYFTKRYPRLFMHVHRVIGESELKDESLFNTYFELAEQ